The Halomicrobium salinisoli genome contains a region encoding:
- a CDS encoding zinc ribbon domain-containing protein codes for MNQSISRKRPWLAALLAAVVTGLGHLYLRRWRRALGWLAAAVGATVLLGEPAALDALATGEAVDPLAAAPSLIVGGLSVVDAYLVARAQNGLARRTTAADGRLTHCPNCGKELDSDLSFCHWCTADLGEVDVATTDETEEQTRQ; via the coding sequence ATGAACCAGTCCATCTCTCGGAAACGGCCCTGGCTCGCTGCGCTGCTGGCGGCGGTCGTCACGGGGCTCGGCCACCTCTATCTCCGGCGCTGGCGCCGCGCGCTCGGCTGGTTGGCGGCGGCGGTCGGTGCGACTGTCCTCCTGGGCGAGCCCGCCGCGCTCGACGCGCTGGCGACCGGTGAGGCCGTCGATCCGCTGGCCGCCGCTCCGAGCCTGATCGTCGGGGGCCTCAGCGTCGTCGACGCGTATCTCGTCGCGCGCGCCCAGAACGGCCTCGCACGTCGGACGACGGCGGCGGACGGCCGCCTCACTCACTGCCCGAACTGCGGGAAGGAACTCGATTCGGACCTGTCGTTCTGTCACTGGTGTACGGCCGATCTCGGCGAGGTCGACGTCGCGACGACGGACGAGACAGAGGAGCAGACCCGCCAGTAA
- a CDS encoding TetR/AcrR family transcriptional regulator translates to MADLPDRDSSDPDEEIMHATYRALCEHGYADLTIKRIAAEYGKSTAAVHYHYDTKDDLLAAFLDYILDQFVDTIHEVETTDPEQRLNLLLDKLLLDVADHQELLVAILEMRSQAPYKAEFAERFRENDEYVRYMIRTVIDHGSSEGVFRDVDAEHAARALMTIVDGARTRAVVLDEETALETARRTAEEYVTAVLLADDA, encoded by the coding sequence ATGGCCGACCTGCCGGACCGCGACTCCTCCGATCCGGACGAGGAGATCATGCACGCGACCTATCGCGCCCTCTGCGAGCACGGCTACGCCGACCTCACGATCAAGCGGATCGCGGCGGAGTACGGCAAGTCGACGGCCGCAGTCCACTACCACTACGACACGAAGGACGACCTGCTCGCGGCGTTTCTCGACTACATCCTCGACCAGTTCGTGGACACGATCCACGAGGTCGAGACGACCGATCCCGAACAGCGTCTGAACTTACTGCTCGATAAGCTCCTCCTCGACGTCGCGGACCACCAGGAGCTGCTGGTCGCGATACTGGAGATGCGCAGCCAGGCGCCGTACAAGGCGGAGTTCGCCGAGCGATTCCGGGAGAACGACGAGTACGTCCGGTACATGATCAGGACGGTGATCGATCACGGCAGCAGCGAGGGCGTCTTCAGGGACGTCGACGCCGAACACGCCGCGCGTGCGCTGATGACGATCGTCGACGGCGCCCGCACCCGAGCGGTCGTCCTCGACGAAGAGACGGCGCTCGAGACGGCGCGACGGACCGCCGAGGAGTACGTCACCGCCGTCCTCCTGGCTGACGACGCGTAG
- a CDS encoding TetR/AcrR family transcriptional regulator: MEDEPATEILEATYRALCEHGYDDLTLRDVAAEADRSKASIHYHYESKDQLFVTLLEYLSDRFVERVAAVDGDTPRERLDAVFEVLVSDAAASEQSLGTAMFEVAARAPHDDAVRDRLAAFDDLLFERFRSIVAAGVAAGEFDDRIEPDDAAETLVTGVLGAHVRQIVAGRSSDRLYAELNAYAERQLLAGERPEVTQ, from the coding sequence ATGGAGGACGAACCAGCCACGGAGATCCTGGAGGCAACGTACCGGGCCCTCTGTGAGCACGGCTACGACGACCTCACCCTCCGGGACGTCGCCGCCGAAGCGGACCGGAGCAAAGCATCGATCCACTACCACTACGAGAGCAAAGATCAGCTGTTCGTCACCCTGCTCGAGTACCTCTCCGACCGGTTCGTCGAGCGGGTGGCCGCGGTCGACGGCGACACGCCGCGCGAGCGCCTCGACGCAGTCTTCGAGGTGCTGGTGAGCGACGCGGCTGCGTCGGAGCAGTCGCTCGGGACGGCGATGTTCGAAGTCGCGGCCAGGGCGCCCCACGACGACGCGGTCCGGGACCGGCTGGCGGCGTTCGACGACCTCCTGTTCGAGCGGTTCCGGTCGATCGTCGCGGCCGGGGTGGCTGCCGGCGAGTTCGACGACCGGATCGAACCCGACGACGCCGCGGAGACGCTCGTCACGGGCGTCCTGGGCGCGCACGTTCGACAGATCGTCGCCGGGCGCTCGTCCGACCGGCTCTACGCCGAACTGAACGCGTACGCGGAGCGGCAGCTGCTCGCCGGAGAGCGGCCGGAGGTCACACAGTGA
- a CDS encoding MATE family efflux transporter, translated as MTDLRARIGALFRGPEEFDLTSGSIGKPLFFLSMPIVVTNLFQTAYNLADTFWLGQYSTDALAAISFAFPMVFLLISLGMGISVAGSVLVAQYTGADAEREAEYAASQTVAFAVIASVLLGGVGYFLVEGFLDVMGASADVLPLATSYMEVISLGLVAMFGFAVFIALMRGYGDTITPMLVMFGSVVLNIALDPFLIFGWGPFPTMGIRGAAVATVFSRALALVVGLAIMFRGTRGVQIRLGDMAPDLDFLRRLVRIGVPASVEGTGRALSMNLLLFIVALFPDPVVAAYGIGTRVFSVIVLPAIAVARGVETMTGQNVGAGKPDRAEQAAGLAAKVLFGVLTAAGIAVVWFAAAPVAAVFTTDPEVVDIAAGFLRIVAPTFGFIGITRAYTGSFRGAGKTLVAAAISVLMLGVIRFPIAWVAAAEIGETGIWFSFAISNVAGAIIAYAWYRRGTWRDGDLTEQRVDVDEAAAEPVPTDD; from the coding sequence GTGACGGATCTCCGCGCCCGCATCGGGGCCCTCTTCAGGGGTCCCGAGGAGTTCGACCTCACGTCGGGGAGCATCGGCAAACCCCTCTTCTTCCTGTCGATGCCGATCGTCGTCACGAACCTCTTCCAGACGGCCTACAACCTCGCGGACACGTTCTGGCTGGGCCAGTACAGCACGGACGCGCTGGCCGCGATCAGCTTCGCGTTCCCGATGGTCTTCCTGCTCATCTCGCTGGGGATGGGCATCTCCGTCGCCGGCAGCGTCCTCGTCGCCCAGTACACGGGCGCCGACGCGGAGCGCGAGGCCGAGTACGCCGCCTCCCAGACGGTCGCGTTCGCCGTCATCGCCTCGGTGCTGCTCGGCGGCGTCGGGTACTTCCTCGTCGAGGGGTTCCTCGACGTGATGGGGGCCTCCGCGGACGTGTTGCCGCTGGCGACCAGCTACATGGAAGTCATCTCGCTGGGACTGGTGGCCATGTTCGGCTTCGCCGTCTTCATCGCGCTCATGCGGGGCTACGGCGACACGATCACGCCGATGCTGGTGATGTTCGGCTCCGTCGTGCTCAACATCGCGCTGGACCCGTTCCTCATCTTCGGCTGGGGGCCGTTCCCCACGATGGGGATCCGCGGGGCGGCCGTCGCGACGGTGTTCTCCCGGGCACTCGCGCTCGTGGTCGGGCTGGCGATCATGTTCCGCGGGACCCGCGGCGTCCAGATCCGCCTCGGCGACATGGCTCCGGACCTCGACTTCCTGCGCCGACTCGTCCGCATCGGCGTGCCCGCTTCCGTCGAGGGCACGGGCCGGGCGCTGTCGATGAACCTGCTGCTGTTCATCGTCGCGCTGTTCCCGGACCCGGTCGTGGCCGCCTACGGCATCGGCACCCGCGTGTTCTCGGTGATCGTCCTGCCGGCGATCGCCGTCGCCCGCGGCGTCGAGACGATGACCGGACAGAACGTCGGCGCCGGCAAGCCGGACCGCGCCGAACAGGCCGCCGGCCTGGCCGCGAAGGTGCTGTTCGGCGTCCTCACGGCGGCGGGGATCGCCGTCGTCTGGTTCGCCGCCGCCCCCGTCGCCGCCGTGTTCACGACCGACCCCGAAGTCGTCGACATCGCGGCCGGGTTCCTGCGGATCGTCGCGCCGACGTTCGGGTTCATCGGGATCACGCGGGCCTACACGGGCAGCTTCCGCGGCGCCGGCAAGACGCTGGTCGCCGCCGCCATCTCGGTGCTGATGCTCGGCGTCATCAGGTTCCCCATCGCGTGGGTCGCCGCCGCCGAGATAGGCGAGACCGGCATCTGGTTCTCCTTCGCGATCTCCAACGTCGCGGGGGCGATCATCGCCTACGCCTGGTACAGGCGCGGGACCTGGCGCGACGGCGACCTCACCGAACAGCGCGTCGACGTCGACGAGGCGGCCGCCGAGCCCGTCCCGACGGACGACTGA
- a CDS encoding polyprenyl synthetase, with the protein MTDAHAPGDHRSDIDRRLETAVESADAAGLPAVGAVLSATDDRWYGRLLLRSYESTAGSPPPEAALSAGAAVELLRAYCRLRTRLLDRGDADGARVGSLAPTASLLAGDFLYAAAYSELGGVDHVRGGACFDALVDVSETVVEALAAHYAGPTSPASELTAIDDTAGALGESAAVVGATLAGVDGQWRDHFATLGHGLAVGREIQRAADPDAGGFHPVPDLDDRRLRRYAERRLAAADDALDELSAVDVARLRPLFEDATGDARRG; encoded by the coding sequence GTGACCGACGCTCACGCTCCCGGCGACCACCGATCCGATATCGATCGCCGCCTCGAAACAGCCGTCGAATCCGCGGACGCGGCCGGCCTGCCGGCGGTGGGCGCGGTGCTGTCGGCGACCGACGACAGGTGGTACGGCCGGCTCCTGCTTCGGTCGTACGAGTCGACGGCCGGCTCGCCGCCTCCCGAAGCGGCCCTGTCCGCTGGCGCGGCTGTGGAGCTCCTCCGCGCCTACTGCCGTCTCCGGACCCGGCTTCTCGACCGGGGCGACGCCGACGGCGCCCGCGTCGGGTCACTGGCCCCGACGGCGTCCCTGCTGGCGGGGGACTTCCTCTACGCGGCCGCCTACTCGGAACTGGGCGGGGTCGATCACGTCCGCGGCGGGGCGTGTTTCGACGCGCTCGTGGACGTCTCCGAGACGGTCGTCGAGGCCCTCGCCGCTCACTACGCCGGACCGACCTCGCCGGCGTCCGAACTGACGGCCATCGACGACACGGCCGGCGCGCTGGGCGAGAGCGCCGCCGTGGTCGGTGCCACGCTCGCCGGCGTCGACGGCCAGTGGCGCGATCACTTCGCGACGCTGGGGCACGGGCTCGCCGTCGGACGGGAGATCCAGCGAGCGGCCGATCCGGACGCCGGCGGCTTCCATCCTGTACCCGACCTCGACGACCGGCGGCTCCGGCGGTACGCGGAGCGACGGCTCGCCGCGGCCGACGACGCGCTCGACGAGCTGTCGGCCGTCGACGTGGCCCGACTGCGCCCGCTCTTCGAGGACGCCACCGGCGACGCGCGACGCGGCTGA
- a CDS encoding endo-1,4-beta-xylanase — protein MGVVGAAAALGSGASNTAAAQSNWEGVADQRIAEHRQGRLVVQVENQNGRPVPDADVAVEMQGHEFGFGTAINAEFLLNQTEWGETIHTEEDQQRYREAIAEQFNTVVLANYQKWNFWEDDPEIADEAVQWSLDQGLDVRGHVCLWGSVQSWAVPPRIVEAMGDPWASDWSESGEPDPDPEYVREESMAHLEEIIAHYGDDITEWEIVNEVLHATAIIEALEGSDVTPETAPILGEWYERAEEVAAEHDVDIATNDYNVLAGEYTHEWDRYETQLDYLANERDVDIDGVGMQSHHYADERVDPAAMWDALDRYAQYADGLRITEFDMFGTDWDGEMQAEYLHRFLKVFFSHPAAETFVAWGFWDPLHWGDQMDDGTRDALLYDENWSEKPAYDVWQDLVFDEWWTDESGPTDDSGAYAVDAFLGEHEVTVETAAGSTTETVSVTDSDGTTTVTVTVGEGSDSGDGPDYPEGVTDPDGDGYYEDLNGNGEIDFQDVVRYSENMGSDEFRDDAEYYDYTGDGEIDVADLVELFEQV, from the coding sequence ATGGGGGTCGTCGGCGCTGCCGCGGCCCTCGGCTCGGGCGCGAGCAACACGGCGGCGGCACAGAGCAACTGGGAGGGCGTGGCGGACCAGCGGATCGCCGAACACCGACAGGGACGGCTGGTGGTACAGGTCGAGAATCAGAACGGACGGCCGGTCCCGGACGCCGACGTCGCGGTCGAGATGCAGGGCCACGAGTTCGGCTTCGGGACCGCCATCAACGCGGAGTTCCTCCTGAACCAGACGGAGTGGGGCGAGACCATTCACACCGAGGAGGACCAGCAGCGGTACCGCGAGGCGATCGCCGAGCAGTTCAACACCGTCGTCCTCGCGAACTACCAGAAGTGGAACTTCTGGGAGGACGATCCGGAGATCGCCGACGAGGCCGTCCAGTGGTCGCTCGACCAGGGGTTAGACGTCCGCGGACACGTCTGTCTGTGGGGCTCCGTCCAGTCGTGGGCGGTCCCGCCGCGGATCGTCGAGGCGATGGGTGACCCCTGGGCGAGCGACTGGTCGGAGTCGGGCGAGCCGGATCCGGACCCCGAGTACGTCCGCGAGGAGTCGATGGCCCACCTCGAGGAGATCATCGCCCACTACGGGGACGACATCACCGAGTGGGAGATCGTCAACGAGGTACTTCACGCGACCGCGATCATCGAGGCGCTCGAGGGATCGGACGTCACGCCGGAGACGGCGCCGATCCTCGGCGAGTGGTACGAGCGCGCCGAGGAGGTCGCCGCGGAGCACGACGTCGACATCGCGACGAACGACTACAACGTGCTCGCCGGCGAGTACACCCACGAGTGGGATCGATACGAGACCCAGCTGGACTACCTGGCGAACGAGCGCGACGTGGACATCGACGGGGTCGGGATGCAGTCCCACCACTACGCCGACGAGCGCGTCGACCCGGCCGCGATGTGGGACGCGCTGGACCGGTACGCCCAGTACGCCGACGGCCTCCGGATCACGGAGTTCGACATGTTCGGGACCGACTGGGACGGCGAAATGCAGGCCGAGTACCTCCACCGGTTCCTCAAGGTGTTCTTCAGCCACCCCGCCGCAGAGACCTTCGTGGCGTGGGGCTTCTGGGACCCGCTCCACTGGGGCGACCAGATGGACGACGGGACGCGGGACGCGCTGCTCTACGACGAGAACTGGTCGGAGAAGCCGGCCTACGACGTCTGGCAGGACCTGGTGTTCGACGAGTGGTGGACCGACGAGTCGGGGCCGACGGACGACAGCGGCGCGTACGCCGTCGACGCCTTCCTCGGCGAGCACGAGGTCACCGTCGAGACGGCCGCCGGATCGACGACGGAGACGGTCTCCGTGACCGATTCGGACGGGACGACGACGGTCACCGTCACCGTCGGGGAGGGGAGCGATTCGGGCGACGGGCCCGACTACCCCGAGGGCGTGACCGACCCGGACGGGGACGGCTACTACGAGGACCTCAACGGCAACGGCGAGATCGACTTCCAGGACGTGGTCCGGTACTCCGAGAACATGGGGAGCGACGAGTTCCGCGACGACGCCGAGTACTACGACTACACCGGCGACGGCGAGATCGACGTCGCCGACCTCGTCGAGCTCTTCGAGCAGGTGTAG